A genomic segment from Desulfonatronum lacustre DSM 10312 encodes:
- a CDS encoding ATP-binding protein → MHAVLQYLSRLSFQTKINLGLALIIVCFGFLLGAINYAVSSRAVLREALLRGEVLSVNLSARSTESILSMNFLRLTNLVTEMVDRDDQKDLVYAFIVDRHGQVMAHTFRDGFPVALLQVNQVEDHRPFAMRFLDTGRERLYDFAAPVMVGTSRLGTVRIALSHTTIKAAIDRLMWINLAATAGATLLALIGGSFFARTVTRRINALRHSAEQVVKGNLDVQISPAPGRNCWEIMNCKEQRCPAHEDRLRRCWYLAGTFCPDCSPGSFPEKLDDCRNCPVYRRNAGDEIQSLAESFDFMALTLKNHIEELRRSERNLARQKQLLNTILDVTPDMVTLQDEELTYLAVNKAFCRHVGREESEIIGSTDFDIFSDEQADRNFHEDMQILLTSHPLSKEIMTRGSKGKKWHHVVKVPVVENDRIIGLLTTARDITVVKQYQEKLIHSQKMEDLGRLAGGVAHEINTPLSIILGYSQLLLKDFPTDAPVAQDIGIIEKQAQVCRKIVADLLSFSRTTEQAAQPMDINDSLREVSALVEHIFRQNRIVINLRLDDRIPPISGDKERLKQVWINLFNNAADAIGMDGCISVTSKLCAHRRRLVVAVADTGGGVAEDDLDKIFEPFFTTKPVDKGTGLGLSVTFGIIKDHGGRISAISPVPSEYVDVSPNCSGYSGPGTVFFVELPLEGNELPPDECIEIPKKEA, encoded by the coding sequence ATGCACGCCGTTCTCCAGTACCTTTCCCGCCTTTCCTTCCAGACCAAGATCAATCTCGGCCTGGCCCTGATCATCGTCTGTTTCGGCTTTCTCCTGGGGGCCATCAACTACGCGGTCAGTTCCAGGGCCGTGCTTCGGGAAGCCCTGCTCCGGGGTGAAGTGCTCTCCGTGAACCTCTCGGCCCGCTCCACGGAGTCCATCCTGTCCATGAATTTCCTGCGACTGACCAACCTGGTGACCGAAATGGTGGACAGGGACGACCAAAAGGACCTGGTCTACGCCTTCATCGTCGACCGCCACGGCCAGGTCATGGCCCACACCTTTCGCGACGGGTTTCCCGTGGCCCTGCTCCAGGTCAATCAGGTGGAGGACCACCGGCCCTTCGCCATGCGCTTTCTGGATACCGGGCGGGAACGGCTGTACGACTTCGCCGCGCCGGTGATGGTCGGAACCTCGCGGCTGGGCACGGTGCGCATTGCCTTGTCCCACACCACCATCAAGGCGGCCATCGACCGCCTGATGTGGATCAACCTGGCCGCCACCGCCGGGGCGACCCTGCTGGCCCTGATCGGCGGAAGCTTCTTCGCCCGCACCGTGACCCGACGGATCAACGCATTGCGCCACTCCGCGGAGCAAGTGGTCAAGGGCAACCTGGATGTGCAGATCAGCCCCGCTCCGGGCAGGAACTGCTGGGAAATCATGAACTGCAAGGAGCAGCGTTGCCCGGCCCACGAAGACCGTCTGCGCCGTTGCTGGTACCTCGCCGGAACCTTTTGTCCGGACTGCTCCCCGGGCAGCTTTCCGGAAAAGCTCGACGACTGCCGGAACTGTCCGGTCTACCGCCGCAACGCCGGCGACGAGATCCAGAGCCTGGCCGAATCCTTTGACTTCATGGCCCTGACCTTGAAGAACCACATCGAGGAACTCCGCCGTTCCGAGCGCAACCTGGCCCGACAAAAACAGCTGTTGAACACCATTCTGGACGTCACTCCGGACATGGTCACCCTCCAGGACGAAGAGCTGACCTATCTCGCCGTAAACAAGGCCTTTTGTCGCCATGTGGGCCGGGAGGAGTCCGAGATCATCGGCAGTACGGACTTCGACATCTTCAGCGACGAGCAGGCGGACCGAAATTTTCACGAAGACATGCAGATCCTGCTCACCAGCCATCCCCTGTCCAAGGAAATCATGACCCGGGGGAGCAAGGGCAAAAAATGGCACCATGTGGTCAAGGTTCCGGTGGTGGAGAACGACAGGATCATCGGACTCCTGACCACGGCCCGGGACATCACCGTGGTCAAGCAATACCAGGAAAAACTGATCCATTCCCAGAAAATGGAGGACCTGGGACGGCTGGCCGGAGGCGTGGCCCATGAAATCAACACCCCGCTGAGCATCATCCTCGGCTACTCCCAATTGCTGCTCAAGGATTTCCCCACCGACGCCCCCGTGGCCCAGGACATCGGGATCATCGAAAAACAAGCCCAGGTCTGCCGCAAGATCGTGGCCGACCTGCTCAGTTTCTCCCGAACCACGGAACAGGCCGCCCAGCCCATGGACATCAACGACTCGCTGCGGGAGGTGTCCGCGTTGGTGGAGCACATCTTCAGGCAGAACCGGATCGTCATCAATCTGCGTCTGGACGACCGCATCCCCCCCATTTCCGGGGACAAGGAGCGCCTGAAACAAGTCTGGATAAATCTGTTCAACAACGCGGCGGACGCCATCGGGATGGACGGATGCATTTCCGTCACCTCCAAGCTCTGCGCCCATCGTCGCCGGTTGGTGGTGGCCGTGGCCGACACCGGCGGCGGGGTGGCCGAAGACGACCTGGACAAGATCTTCGAGCCGTTTTTCACCACCAAGCCCGTGGACAAGGGCACGGGCCTGGGACTGTCCGTAACCTTCGGCATCATCAAGGATCATGGCGGCCGGATCAGCGCCATCAGCCCGGTGCCCAGCGAATATGTGGACGTCTCCCCGAACTGCTCCGGCTATTCCGGACCGGGAACGGTCTTTTTCGTGGAGCTGCCCCTGGAAGGCAACGAACTCCCCCCGGACGAGTGCATTGAAATTCCCAAAAAGGAGGCATGA
- a CDS encoding response regulator translates to MAEILVLDDVLDVGVMLRRILTRKGHQVHVFSDEEPALEHARKNPVDMAILDIKLKKMSGVEVLDELKKINPKIRVMMLTGYPTLETAKEALQLGADEYCVKPIDIDELEEKTAEILGKG, encoded by the coding sequence ATGGCCGAAATTCTGGTTTTGGACGACGTCTTGGACGTGGGCGTGATGCTGCGCCGCATCCTGACCCGCAAGGGCCATCAGGTTCATGTGTTCAGCGACGAGGAGCCTGCCTTGGAGCATGCCCGCAAAAACCCGGTGGACATGGCCATCCTGGACATCAAGCTGAAGAAGATGAGCGGCGTGGAAGTCCTGGATGAGCTGAAAAAAATCAACCCGAAGATCCGGGTGATGATGCTCACCGGCTACCCCACCCTGGAAACGGCCAAGGAAGCCTTGCAACTGGGAGCGGACGAATACTGCGTCAAGCCCATCGACATCGACGAGTTGGAAGAGAAAACCGCCGAGATTCTGGGCAAGGGGTGA
- a CDS encoding PEP/pyruvate-binding domain-containing protein produces the protein MALASIKRWAERVFTPDEAVRRQFSLFRELLHEDKLCLKAIARLEEIGREPILVDWSRVELLTRHLLDGMDRLADRLQGMAPDGYPGLAPACGRIREEIEILLGREDWRPEGPYVLHLEKGPATEGDHEVMGGKARGLARIIAQTEIPVPPSLVVTTNAYQRFLESNGLREMIRKKLLTLDFRRPERLERIAARIREVILQGDVPEDMTEEIETALDRLSAQAKALSGSTGKTPVELLLAVRSSALAEDGDASFAGQYATRLNVSRRDFWSAYKDVLAGKFTSKALTYRLHYGLSDAQTAMAALVLPMVEAKASGVVYSRDPLDLCKGACLVISAVAGAGSRLVDGSAVPDTFLVSRQDPARFLAKQAAPEQDDRPLPTLRRDELCLDDASATTLARWGLELEQVFGCPQDIEWAQDHSGNLMILQSRPIHVTATGEDNDSAPSGVMDEADRATPQPSDHVASILDLGTPASTGVASGRIHRITSEADLDAVPQGAVVLAPGIPPSLVQIVHKAAGVIAEQGGKASHFASVAREFGLPVIVGIGSGAAILEQDRLVTMDAHRGVVYDGEVRELLQWQQKQRAKPPTPFQRRMAPLLKLIASLNLTDPEADTFTPEHCRSVHDVVRFVHEHGTREMFSLMDVKGRGMRRAKPLESEIPIVMHVLDLGDGLHAGAENERALTLEHVHSGPMLAVWAGLTDKDVAWSEGLLHLDWERFDQVSGGIFSLKSSLLSSYALLARHYAHLLLRFGYHFAVLDCLAGERAEENYIQFRFKGGGGADDKKAWRLEMIRAVLRAFDFQVRIREDLLEAKCTRQDQRRTELRLNILGYLLGRTPLLDMALESREHALRLAEEMRTKWSRPEERS, from the coding sequence ATGGCTCTTGCATCCATCAAGCGCTGGGCTGAACGGGTCTTTACCCCGGATGAGGCGGTGCGCCGCCAATTCAGTCTGTTTCGCGAGTTGCTGCATGAAGACAAGCTCTGCCTGAAAGCCATTGCCCGCCTGGAAGAAATCGGCCGGGAACCGATTTTGGTCGACTGGTCACGGGTGGAACTGCTGACGCGTCACCTTCTGGACGGTATGGACCGACTGGCGGACCGACTCCAGGGCATGGCCCCGGACGGCTACCCGGGCCTTGCTCCGGCTTGCGGGCGCATCCGCGAGGAGATTGAAATTCTGCTTGGCCGGGAAGACTGGCGACCGGAAGGACCGTACGTGCTGCATCTCGAAAAAGGCCCCGCCACGGAGGGCGACCACGAAGTCATGGGCGGCAAGGCCCGTGGGCTGGCCCGGATCATCGCCCAAACTGAAATTCCGGTGCCCCCGTCCCTGGTGGTTACCACCAACGCCTACCAGCGCTTTCTGGAGTCCAACGGGCTACGAGAGATGATTCGCAAGAAGCTCCTGACCCTGGACTTTCGCCGACCCGAACGCCTGGAGCGGATCGCGGCCCGGATCCGGGAAGTTATCCTCCAGGGCGACGTTCCCGAGGACATGACAGAGGAGATCGAAACGGCCCTGGACCGGCTCAGCGCCCAGGCCAAAGCCCTGTCCGGAAGCACCGGCAAGACGCCGGTGGAACTGCTACTCGCCGTACGTAGCAGCGCCTTGGCCGAGGACGGCGACGCCTCCTTCGCCGGGCAGTACGCCACGCGACTCAACGTCTCCCGTCGGGATTTCTGGTCCGCTTACAAGGACGTCCTGGCCGGAAAGTTCACTTCCAAAGCCCTGACCTATCGCCTGCACTACGGACTGAGCGACGCCCAGACGGCCATGGCCGCGCTGGTTCTGCCGATGGTCGAGGCCAAAGCCAGCGGCGTGGTCTACAGCCGCGACCCGCTGGACCTGTGCAAGGGCGCCTGTCTGGTGATCTCCGCCGTGGCCGGGGCGGGAAGCAGATTGGTGGACGGCAGCGCGGTTCCGGACACCTTTCTGGTCTCCCGCCAGGATCCGGCCCGTTTTCTGGCCAAGCAGGCCGCTCCGGAACAGGACGACCGCCCCCTGCCCACCTTGCGACGCGACGAACTCTGCCTGGACGACGCCTCCGCCACGACCCTGGCCCGGTGGGGCTTGGAACTGGAGCAGGTCTTCGGTTGTCCCCAGGACATCGAATGGGCCCAGGATCACTCCGGCAACCTGATGATCCTTCAATCCCGCCCGATCCACGTCACAGCCACGGGGGAAGACAACGACAGCGCTCCGTCGGGAGTCATGGACGAGGCGGACCGCGCCACCCCCCAGCCCTCGGACCACGTGGCCTCGATCCTGGACCTGGGCACTCCGGCCAGCACCGGGGTCGCTTCGGGCCGGATACACCGCATCACTTCGGAAGCGGACCTGGACGCCGTGCCCCAGGGGGCCGTGGTCCTTGCTCCGGGCATTCCGCCCTCCCTGGTCCAAATCGTCCACAAGGCGGCCGGCGTGATCGCCGAGCAGGGCGGCAAAGCCAGCCATTTCGCCTCCGTGGCCCGGGAGTTCGGCCTGCCGGTGATCGTCGGTATCGGCAGCGGGGCCGCGATCCTGGAACAGGACCGCCTGGTGACCATGGACGCCCACCGCGGCGTGGTCTACGACGGCGAAGTCCGGGAGCTGCTTCAATGGCAACAAAAGCAGCGGGCCAAGCCGCCCACACCCTTCCAGCGACGGATGGCCCCGCTGCTCAAGCTGATCGCGTCCCTGAATCTGACCGATCCGGAGGCCGATACCTTCACCCCGGAGCACTGCCGCAGCGTGCACGACGTGGTCCGGTTCGTTCATGAGCACGGCACCCGGGAAATGTTCTCCCTGATGGACGTCAAGGGCCGGGGCATGCGCCGAGCTAAGCCGCTGGAAAGCGAGATTCCCATCGTCATGCACGTCCTGGACCTGGGCGACGGGCTTCACGCCGGGGCCGAGAACGAGCGCGCCCTGACCCTGGAGCACGTCCATAGCGGGCCGATGCTGGCCGTGTGGGCCGGACTGACGGACAAAGACGTGGCCTGGTCCGAAGGGCTACTGCATCTGGACTGGGAACGCTTCGATCAGGTCAGCGGCGGCATCTTCAGCCTCAAGTCCTCCCTTTTAAGCAGCTATGCCCTGCTGGCCCGCCACTACGCCCACCTGCTACTGCGCTTCGGCTACCATTTCGCCGTGCTGGACTGCCTGGCCGGAGAACGGGCCGAGGAAAACTACATCCAGTTCCGGTTCAAGGGCGGAGGCGGAGCCGACGATAAAAAAGCCTGGCGCCTGGAGATGATCCGGGCCGTGCTCCGGGCCTTTGACTTCCAGGTCCGAATCCGGGAAGACCTCCTGGAAGCCAAATGCACCCGCCAGGACCAGCGCCGCACCGAGCTGCGGCTGAACATCCTGGGGTACCTCCTGGGACGCACCCCTCTGCTGGACATGGCCCTGGAAAGCCGCGAACATGCGCTACGCTTGGCTGAGGAGATGCGGACCAAATGGAGCCGGCCCGAGGAGCGATCATGA
- a CDS encoding protein-tyrosine phosphatase family protein has product MSETGAYPLYWVTPNLATGPAPMSYDHLDHLRAEGVDAILNLCAEYCDLHDIEFKQGFEVHYLPIEDEEAPQLQALEEALAWLDEAIYLGKKVYVHCRHGIGRTGTVISAYLLRRGLGSKLVKQKIKKLRSQPANFDQWWLVRKIGKKEGRLTIREPSLEWKSLVDLSPFFADHEALLFEIDNRLREQGVDALCGADHAVCCSRCDVEVSLVEAAHLTHHLNRKMHSAQRLEVIKQCGEISRACRALRKRSREQGEIDTRLSAPQGHICPLSRDERCLIFSSRPLSCRFSDLPETSSETAFIKHCQDRTEELSQGLFLALAGKFPHRKHVSFPLIDVVSGRFIQSFFHLLSGQNAVPDAGTSQTGRIEQPLPGSTLTSQGE; this is encoded by the coding sequence ATGAGCGAGACAGGAGCATACCCCCTCTACTGGGTCACCCCGAACCTAGCCACCGGACCGGCTCCCATGTCCTACGACCACCTGGACCATCTCCGGGCCGAAGGCGTGGATGCTATTCTGAATCTGTGCGCCGAATACTGCGACCTGCACGACATCGAATTCAAGCAGGGCTTCGAGGTCCACTATCTGCCCATCGAGGACGAGGAAGCACCCCAACTCCAGGCATTGGAAGAAGCCCTGGCCTGGCTGGACGAGGCCATCTACCTGGGCAAGAAGGTCTACGTCCATTGCCGCCACGGCATTGGGCGGACCGGAACCGTCATCTCGGCCTACCTCCTGCGGCGAGGCCTGGGCAGCAAGCTGGTCAAGCAGAAGATCAAAAAGCTGCGCTCCCAGCCGGCCAATTTCGATCAATGGTGGCTGGTGCGCAAAATCGGCAAGAAGGAAGGCCGACTGACCATCCGGGAACCCTCTCTGGAATGGAAGTCCCTGGTGGACCTGAGCCCGTTCTTCGCGGACCATGAAGCCCTGCTTTTCGAGATCGACAATCGCCTGCGGGAGCAGGGCGTCGACGCCCTCTGCGGGGCCGACCATGCCGTGTGCTGTTCACGCTGCGACGTGGAGGTATCCCTGGTCGAAGCGGCCCATCTGACACACCATTTGAACCGGAAAATGCATAGCGCCCAACGGTTGGAGGTCATCAAGCAGTGCGGAGAGATTTCCAGGGCCTGTCGCGCCCTTCGCAAGCGCTCCAGAGAGCAAGGCGAGATCGACACACGGCTCAGCGCTCCGCAAGGTCACATCTGTCCGCTGTCCAGAGACGAACGCTGCCTGATTTTTTCCTCTCGCCCGCTGTCTTGCCGGTTTTCCGACCTGCCGGAAACCTCCTCCGAAACCGCGTTCATCAAGCACTGCCAAGACCGTACCGAGGAATTGTCCCAGGGGCTGTTCCTGGCCCTGGCCGGAAAATTTCCCCACCGCAAACACGTCTCCTTTCCTCTGATCGACGTGGTTTCCGGGAGGTTCATCCAGTCTTTTTTTCATCTGTTGTCCGGCCAGAACGCAGTGCCTGATGCCGGAACGAGCCAGACTGGAAGGATTGAACAGCCTCTTCCAGGCAGCACGCTCACGAGCCAGGGGGAATAG
- the mtgA gene encoding monofunctional biosynthetic peptidoglycan transglycosylase: MRLVLVLIIPGSGRRSRLGWRFGELQQSTNNQVLKMFKRNKSRKTSSKAKKRLILAKFIVRMVAFTVFTLVIVSVFLIGILRFVPPPTSAFMVKRQLDGLFQQDKSARIHYQWVDWEFISPHMGLAVVASEDQKFPHHRGFDFQSISDALEERRTKGRIRGASTITQQAAKNLFLWEGQSFVRKGFEAWFALLMEMLWSKRRILEIYLNIAEFGDGVYGVQSAAVIFLGKEPSQLTRREAALMAAVLPNPKRFSIVAPSGYMQQRTRQIERQMNNLGASYLKHL, encoded by the coding sequence ATGCGGCTCGTCCTGGTTTTGATAATCCCTGGCTCCGGAAGACGTTCACGGCTTGGCTGGCGATTCGGTGAGCTGCAGCAATCGACAAATAATCAAGTTTTGAAAATGTTTAAAAGAAATAAATCAAGAAAAACAAGCTCAAAAGCGAAGAAGCGGCTAATTCTCGCTAAATTTATCGTACGAATGGTTGCGTTTACGGTTTTTACCTTGGTGATTGTTTCAGTTTTCCTGATAGGAATTCTTCGCTTTGTTCCTCCCCCAACCAGTGCGTTCATGGTCAAAAGACAATTGGACGGCTTGTTTCAGCAGGACAAGTCTGCACGAATCCATTACCAATGGGTAGACTGGGAGTTCATATCGCCGCACATGGGCCTTGCCGTGGTTGCGTCTGAGGACCAGAAGTTTCCACACCACAGAGGGTTTGATTTTCAATCCATTAGTGACGCTCTGGAAGAAAGGCGAACCAAAGGGCGAATTCGTGGAGCCAGCACTATAACACAGCAGGCAGCCAAGAATCTTTTTCTGTGGGAAGGCCAAAGTTTTGTGCGCAAAGGTTTTGAAGCTTGGTTTGCGTTATTGATGGAGATGCTCTGGTCCAAGAGACGGATTCTGGAAATATATCTCAACATCGCGGAGTTTGGGGACGGCGTCTATGGGGTGCAATCAGCGGCAGTAATATTCCTCGGTAAGGAGCCTTCTCAGCTGACCAGGAGAGAGGCTGCGCTCATGGCCGCCGTGTTGCCCAATCCAAAAAGGTTCAGCATTGTTGCCCCTTCCGGGTACATGCAGCAAAGAACCCGGCAAATTGAGAGGCAGATGAACAATCTCGGTGCGTCCTACCTGAAGCATCTCTGA
- the rdgC gene encoding recombination-associated protein RdgC, which translates to MGFFSSSSQISRFALPSLDVADFKERLTAFAFQDIEKSAEELSVGWTSIDDMDDTTFALTPIQKGVLYTWALRIDTRKVKPAVLSRLAKKRITEEADREGKAVPKDRRQEIKEQTKLHLLMKTQPEARTIDVLYAPQEEVVYFFSNNKFAVETFTELFEQTFGVELERLTPAWLARRLAGQKRAEEVFEAGIDAYDAPLPTTVPSLFLAHLLRTAVDGGSINGVHLESGGKVALEKLVGDGLEKCTVSGWQGDPMDELLIAMADAKRISAANLTLNDENTQESWSASVSANFEMNVKTPKVDVQDKEDLDGVFLEKFFLVERFFQMWDDLYKEFLAAWTPALEREIAAWANRLAPGKQDEGKEVGATPDTRAV; encoded by the coding sequence ATGGGATTTTTCAGTTCCTCTTCGCAAATATCGCGTTTTGCCCTGCCTAGCCTGGATGTCGCTGACTTCAAGGAAAGGCTGACCGCCTTCGCTTTCCAGGATATCGAGAAATCAGCCGAAGAGCTTTCCGTCGGCTGGACCTCCATCGATGACATGGACGATACGACGTTCGCCCTGACCCCGATTCAGAAGGGGGTGCTGTACACCTGGGCCTTGCGCATCGATACGCGCAAAGTCAAGCCCGCTGTGTTGAGCCGTCTGGCCAAGAAACGCATCACGGAAGAAGCCGACCGGGAGGGCAAGGCCGTGCCCAAGGACCGGCGTCAGGAGATCAAGGAACAGACCAAGCTGCACCTGCTGATGAAGACCCAGCCCGAGGCCCGGACCATCGACGTGCTCTACGCTCCGCAGGAAGAGGTGGTCTATTTCTTCTCCAACAACAAGTTCGCGGTGGAAACCTTCACCGAGCTTTTCGAGCAAACCTTCGGCGTGGAACTGGAACGCCTGACTCCAGCCTGGCTGGCCAGACGCCTGGCGGGTCAAAAACGGGCCGAAGAGGTGTTCGAGGCTGGCATCGACGCCTATGACGCCCCTTTGCCGACCACAGTCCCCTCGTTGTTCCTGGCCCACTTGTTGCGCACAGCCGTGGATGGCGGGTCCATCAACGGGGTGCACCTGGAGTCCGGCGGGAAAGTGGCTTTGGAAAAGCTCGTCGGCGACGGTCTGGAAAAATGCACGGTCTCCGGCTGGCAGGGCGACCCCATGGATGAACTGCTCATCGCCATGGCCGACGCCAAGCGCATCTCAGCGGCCAACCTGACCCTGAACGACGAAAACACCCAGGAATCCTGGTCGGCCAGCGTGAGCGCAAACTTCGAGATGAACGTCAAAACGCCCAAGGTCGATGTTCAGGACAAGGAAGACCTGGACGGAGTATTTCTGGAAAAATTCTTCCTGGTCGAACGGTTCTTTCAGATGTGGGACGACCTGTACAAGGAGTTTCTCGCTGCCTGGACCCCGGCCCTGGAAAGAGAGATCGCTGCATGGGCAAATCGATTAGCGCCGGGCAAGCAGGATGAAGGTAAGGAAGTAGGAGCAACTCCGGACACCCGTGCAGTATAG
- a CDS encoding menaquinone biosynthesis protein, translated as MLRIGRIDYLNVWPLFHGLQQRLDPETQALTRIVAGHPADLNKALAEARLDVAPSSSFEYLSRADRYTLLPDLSISSDGPVRSVLLACPFPVSEMPKRLASGLRVGLSSASASSTALLRVLWRFHWQWPEPEWVERHPGQELDKGMPFLEIGDFALRLHCDPPRGWHLIDLGQAWRAFTNLPFVFGVWMVRRNLSPSVEHLLTCAAEALYAASREFRDDPFPLAARLERPDWLTVKDLQEYWQCIRYTFGPKEQAGLVLFGDFVRRLGMIPAVPGLTWSRPSKSDFALAA; from the coding sequence ATGCTCCGCATCGGACGGATCGACTACCTGAACGTCTGGCCCCTGTTTCACGGGCTTCAGCAGCGCCTGGATCCCGAAACACAGGCCCTGACCCGGATCGTGGCCGGACATCCCGCGGACCTGAACAAGGCCCTGGCTGAAGCAAGACTTGACGTCGCGCCCTCTTCCTCTTTTGAATACTTGTCCCGGGCGGACAGATACACCTTGCTGCCCGACTTGAGTATCAGTTCCGACGGGCCGGTCCGCAGCGTCCTGCTGGCCTGCCCGTTTCCGGTTTCGGAAATGCCGAAACGTTTGGCATCCGGGCTCCGGGTGGGGCTTTCCTCCGCATCGGCAAGTTCCACGGCGTTGCTGCGGGTTTTATGGCGGTTTCACTGGCAATGGCCGGAGCCGGAATGGGTCGAGCGGCACCCCGGTCAAGAGCTGGACAAGGGTATGCCGTTTCTGGAAATAGGAGACTTCGCCTTGCGGCTGCATTGCGATCCGCCGCGAGGATGGCATTTGATCGATCTCGGTCAGGCGTGGCGAGCGTTCACGAACCTCCCCTTTGTTTTCGGAGTCTGGATGGTTCGGCGCAATCTGTCACCCAGTGTCGAACATCTTTTAACGTGCGCCGCCGAGGCGCTCTACGCGGCGTCTCGGGAATTTCGGGACGACCCTTTTCCGCTGGCCGCCCGGCTGGAACGGCCGGACTGGCTGACCGTGAAGGATTTACAGGAATATTGGCAGTGCATTCGCTATACGTTCGGCCCGAAAGAGCAGGCCGGACTGGTGTTGTTCGGCGATTTCGTTCGCCGCCTGGGCATGATTCCCGCGGTCCCCGGATTGACCTGGAGCCGCCCGAGCAAGAGTGATTTCGCCTTGGCTGCTTGA
- a CDS encoding adenylate kinase, whose translation MNILMFGPNGSGKGTQGSLIKSKYSLAHIESGGIFREHIGKGTDLGKKAKEFIDRGDLVPDDVTIPMVLETLKTQGKDGWLLDGFPRNMVQAQKLWEALQQAGMKLDYVVEILLPRETAKNRIMGRRLCANDPNHPNNIFIDAIKPDGDKCRVCGGDLKARADDQDEGAINKRHDIYYDTTTGTLAAAYFYKDLAAKGQTNYIELNGEGSIDSIKDTLLSQLP comes from the coding sequence GTGAATATTTTGATGTTTGGTCCCAACGGCAGTGGAAAGGGCACCCAGGGGTCCCTGATCAAATCGAAGTACAGTCTGGCGCACATCGAATCCGGCGGCATTTTCCGGGAGCACATCGGAAAGGGCACGGACCTGGGCAAGAAGGCCAAGGAATTTATCGACCGCGGCGACCTGGTCCCGGACGACGTGACCATTCCCATGGTCCTGGAGACCCTGAAGACCCAGGGCAAAGACGGCTGGTTGCTGGACGGCTTTCCCCGGAACATGGTCCAGGCCCAGAAGCTCTGGGAAGCCCTGCAACAGGCCGGCATGAAGCTGGACTACGTCGTGGAGATCCTGCTTCCCCGCGAAACGGCCAAGAACCGGATCATGGGCCGTCGCCTCTGCGCCAACGATCCCAACCACCCCAACAACATCTTCATCGACGCCATTAAACCCGACGGCGACAAGTGTCGCGTCTGCGGCGGCGACCTGAAGGCCCGGGCCGACGACCAGGATGAAGGCGCCATCAACAAACGGCACGACATCTACTACGACACCACCACCGGCACCCTGGCCGCGGCGTATTTCTACAAGGATTTGGCCGCCAAGGGGCAGACCAACTACATTGAACTCAACGGCGAAGGCAGCATCGACTCCATCAAGGACACCCTGCTGTCCCAACTGCCCTAG